In Lacibacter sp. H375, one DNA window encodes the following:
- a CDS encoding M28 family metallopeptidase gives MRTFLLAALSLLAFSVSAQKKNKTAEQFSKTITENDLKTHLYILAGPEMEGRETGTAGQRKAAEYLKQQFQRIGIAPANNGNYEQFYPLYKDTLKDATVAVDGKKFEFGKDFSATLNSVITSQQFFSEVVYMSKVDTTTDIRGKAVVIVAKNGTQLPAFNDINKLYSRQPAAILFVVNNIDKQPSPRAGRLTFSLYRSRQTPLVVRVSEAVGETLLKGDFANAKSQTLETKTVATELMLDFRKETEITQASNVLGMIEGTDKKDEWIIISAHYDHVGIINGKLHPGADDDGSGTVGVLEVAEAFAKAKAAGKGPRRSILFLAVSGEEKGLWGSAYYADHPVFPLEKTSIDINIDMIGRKDDNIKSLDTNNHVYLIGDDKLSSELPRFVDSINNMYIKIITDRKYNDPKDPNRLYYRSDHYNFAAKGVPIVFFFDGIHKDYHKPSDTPDKINYDLHEKRTRLVFFLAWDAANRNNMFVRDIPLNVPPR, from the coding sequence ATGAGGACATTCTTACTGGCAGCACTTAGTTTGCTTGCCTTCTCCGTATCGGCCCAAAAGAAAAACAAAACGGCTGAACAGTTTTCGAAAACCATTACTGAAAATGATCTTAAAACCCATCTCTACATCCTTGCCGGACCGGAAATGGAAGGAAGAGAAACTGGTACTGCAGGTCAACGCAAAGCAGCCGAATATTTGAAACAACAGTTTCAGCGTATTGGTATTGCACCGGCCAACAATGGCAACTATGAACAGTTCTATCCTTTGTACAAAGACACATTGAAAGATGCAACTGTAGCAGTAGATGGAAAGAAATTTGAATTTGGAAAAGACTTTTCAGCAACTCTGAACAGCGTTATCACTTCACAACAGTTCTTCAGTGAAGTGGTTTATATGAGCAAGGTTGATACAACAACTGATATCCGTGGTAAAGCAGTGGTGATCGTTGCAAAGAACGGCACACAACTTCCTGCATTTAATGATATCAATAAACTGTACAGCCGTCAACCGGCTGCTATTTTATTTGTGGTGAACAATATTGACAAACAACCTTCACCACGTGCTGGTCGTTTAACATTCAGTTTATACCGCAGCCGTCAAACCCCATTGGTAGTTCGTGTTTCTGAAGCTGTAGGCGAAACTTTATTAAAAGGCGATTTCGCAAATGCGAAATCACAAACACTTGAAACAAAAACAGTGGCCACAGAACTGATGCTTGATTTCCGTAAAGAAACAGAGATCACACAGGCATCAAATGTGTTAGGTATGATCGAAGGAACAGATAAGAAAGATGAGTGGATCATTATTTCTGCACACTACGATCATGTGGGTATTATCAATGGCAAACTTCATCCGGGTGCTGATGATGATGGCAGTGGTACTGTTGGTGTGTTGGAAGTTGCTGAAGCATTTGCAAAAGCAAAAGCAGCAGGCAAAGGACCACGCCGTAGCATTTTATTTTTAGCCGTAAGTGGCGAAGAAAAAGGTTTGTGGGGAAGTGCTTACTACGCAGATCATCCTGTGTTTCCATTAGAAAAAACAAGCATCGATATCAATATTGATATGATCGGACGTAAAGATGATAATATCAAATCACTCGATACAAACAATCATGTTTACTTAATTGGTGATGATAAACTCAGCAGTGAGTTGCCACGTTTTGTTGACAGCATCAACAATATGTACATCAAAATTATTACCGACAGAAAATACAATGATCCAAAAGATCCGAATCGCTTATACTACCGCAGCGATCATTACAACTTTGCAGCGAAGGGAGTTCCGATTGTATTTTTCTTTGATGGCATTCATAAAGATTATCACAAACCAAGCGATACACCTGATAAGATCAATTACGATCTGCATGAGAAACGCACACGTTTGGTGTTCTTCCTTGCATGGGATGCAGCTAACAGAAATAACATGTTTGTAAGAGATATTCCGTTGAATGTTCCTCCGAGATAA
- the gmk gene encoding guanylate kinase has translation MEQEYHKIIIITAPSGAGKTSITRQLMKNFPQLAFSISAATRKPRAHEKDGVDYHFMSTEAFQQKIHEDAFMEWEMVYEGNYYGTLKSEMKRIWSNGQIPVLDIDVKGAIHIQDLYPKQILTIFIEPPSIEELKRRLESRGTETSDSLQARVSKASYEISFKHSFQHVIVNDNLEKAIAEATAIVGAFIKAE, from the coding sequence ATGGAACAGGAATACCACAAGATCATCATCATTACAGCTCCTTCAGGTGCAGGAAAAACTTCCATTACAAGGCAATTGATGAAAAATTTCCCGCAACTGGCGTTCTCTATATCAGCAGCTACCCGTAAACCGAGAGCCCACGAAAAAGATGGTGTTGATTATCATTTCATGAGCACCGAAGCTTTTCAGCAAAAAATTCATGAAGATGCATTTATGGAATGGGAAATGGTTTATGAAGGAAACTATTACGGCACACTGAAATCGGAAATGAAACGTATCTGGAGCAATGGGCAAATTCCTGTTCTTGATATTGATGTAAAAGGTGCTATTCATATTCAGGACCTGTATCCCAAACAAATACTCACTATTTTCATTGAACCGCCATCCATTGAAGAGTTGAAGCGAAGGTTAGAAAGTCGTGGTACAGAAACATCCGATTCACTCCAGGCACGTGTAAGTAAAGCATCTTACGAAATATCTTTTAAACATTCGTTTCAACACGTGATCGTTAACGACAATCTTGAAAAAGCTATTGCAGAAGCAACGGCCATTGTAGGGGCATTCATCAAGGCTGAGTAA
- a CDS encoding putative transporter, giving the protein MNWFIKLLTEESIPQTVIIYGIVIAIGIWLGRLKIFGISLGVTWILFMGLAVSYFGIHINKETEHFLKEFGLILFVYSIGLQVGPGFFSSLKKNAAVTNGLAAMVVFLGVLIVVAFYFLLQQPITTLTGVMSGAVTNTPGLGAAQAAAKDLHLAANDTSFITLAYAVVYPFGVFGIIGAILILKAVFRVNLDKERELHRKLDVIKSNKPVSIHLVMQNKQLIGKPLRTIFELLKEPIVVSRLFHNGTVVTPTPQTHLGENDVLLIVAHKDQLDVLKMIIGEESKMNLKEIPQNELISRIVVVTQADVTHRRLGDIAALHQHDFTLTRLSRAGVEMVAHGDIVLQLGDQLKVVGTKEGVDLVTKTIGNQLKRLDVPDLAPIFIGIVAGVLLGSIPMFFFNMPVPVKIGLAGGPLIIALLLSRYGGKLYLNQYTTYSANLMLRELGISLFLASVGLSSGANLQTALSGNNAWLWIVMGLTITIVPLLIVGMIAHYVFRKTFFEVCGLLSGASTDPPALAFSAQLAKNEVASVTYATVYPLTMILRIIAAQLLILFLS; this is encoded by the coding sequence ATGAATTGGTTTATAAAACTTCTCACGGAAGAAAGTATTCCTCAAACCGTGATCATCTATGGAATTGTCATCGCTATCGGTATCTGGCTGGGCCGCTTGAAAATTTTCGGCATTTCGTTGGGCGTCACCTGGATATTATTTATGGGGTTGGCCGTATCTTATTTCGGTATACACATTAATAAGGAAACAGAGCATTTCTTAAAAGAGTTCGGCTTAATTCTATTTGTTTACTCAATAGGCCTGCAGGTGGGGCCGGGTTTCTTTTCGTCACTTAAAAAGAATGCAGCTGTTACTAATGGATTAGCAGCAATGGTAGTTTTTTTGGGTGTACTCATTGTAGTTGCCTTTTATTTCCTGTTGCAGCAACCAATCACCACACTTACCGGTGTAATGAGTGGTGCAGTTACTAATACACCTGGTCTTGGTGCGGCACAGGCTGCTGCAAAAGATCTGCATCTTGCTGCAAACGACACTTCATTTATCACATTAGCATACGCAGTAGTTTATCCCTTTGGTGTATTTGGCATCATTGGAGCAATCCTGATTTTGAAAGCGGTGTTTCGGGTGAACCTCGATAAAGAACGGGAATTGCACCGTAAGCTTGACGTGATCAAATCAAACAAACCTGTCTCCATTCATTTGGTAATGCAGAATAAACAACTGATCGGCAAACCGCTTCGTACAATTTTTGAGTTGTTGAAAGAGCCCATTGTTGTTTCAAGATTATTTCACAACGGAACAGTTGTTACGCCAACACCACAAACACATTTAGGGGAGAATGATGTATTGCTGATTGTTGCACATAAAGATCAGCTGGATGTGTTGAAGATGATCATTGGCGAAGAAAGTAAAATGAATCTGAAAGAGATTCCGCAAAACGAATTGATCTCACGCATCGTTGTGGTAACACAGGCCGATGTTACGCATAGAAGGTTGGGTGATATTGCTGCATTGCATCAACACGATTTTACATTAACACGTTTAAGTCGTGCAGGGGTGGAGATGGTGGCACACGGCGATATTGTGTTACAACTCGGAGATCAACTGAAAGTAGTTGGTACAAAAGAAGGTGTTGATCTTGTTACGAAAACGATCGGTAATCAGTTGAAGCGCCTTGATGTGCCTGATCTGGCACCCATCTTTATTGGTATTGTAGCTGGTGTATTGCTGGGCAGTATTCCCATGTTCTTCTTTAATATGCCGGTACCGGTGAAGATCGGTTTGGCAGGGGGGCCGCTGATCATTGCTTTATTGTTGAGCCGTTACGGCGGTAAGCTTTATTTGAATCAATATACTACCTACAGTGCCAACTTAATGCTGCGTGAATTAGGCATCAGTTTATTCCTTGCCAGCGTAGGCTTAAGCAGCGGAGCTAATTTGCAAACAGCATTATCCGGTAACAATGCGTGGTTATGGATCGTGATGGGACTTACTATTACGATTGTTCCACTGTTGATCGTTGGCATGATCGCTCACTACGTATTTCGTAAAACATTTTTTGAAGTGTGTGGATTGCTTTCAGGTGCAAGTACCGATCCGCCTGCATTGGCATTCTCAGCACAGTTAGCAAAAAATGAAGTGGCCTCTGTTACGTATGCAACAGTTTATCCGTTAACAATGATCTTACGGATCATTGCAGCGCAATTGCTGATCTTGTTCTTGTCCTGA
- the rpiB gene encoding ribose 5-phosphate isomerase B translates to MQIFDMSKPVAIGCDHAGFDYKEDLISYLEGKGIAFKDFGTYSKDSVDYPDFAHPVASAVENGEAAFGILLCGSANGVAITANKHQGIRAGLCWGEEIAQLVRAHNNANIICIPARFVREGDAEKMVDTFMTTEFEGGRHGLRVGKIACA, encoded by the coding sequence ATGCAAATTTTCGATATGAGTAAGCCCGTTGCTATTGGTTGCGATCATGCAGGGTTCGATTACAAAGAAGACCTGATTTCTTATCTTGAAGGTAAGGGCATTGCTTTCAAAGATTTCGGCACTTACTCAAAAGACAGTGTTGATTATCCAGACTTTGCTCATCCTGTTGCTTCAGCTGTTGAGAATGGCGAGGCTGCCTTTGGTATTTTGTTGTGCGGCAGTGCTAACGGTGTTGCCATCACAGCAAACAAACACCAGGGTATTCGTGCCGGTCTTTGCTGGGGCGAAGAAATTGCTCAATTGGTTCGTGCACACAACAACGCAAATATCATTTGTATTCCTGCACGTTTTGTTCGTGAGGGTGATGCTGAAAAAATGGTGGATACCTTTATGACGACTGAATTTGAAGGTGGCCGTCATGGACTGAGAGTTGGTAAAATTGCCTGTGCCTGA
- a CDS encoding zinc-dependent metalloprotease → MNKRFALALSAVCLLLGTEISAQAKPGAPAPADTTKKAPPKPAGITDKVKASKKHSGLFTLYQDTVTGSVQMYIRKDQLNKDFIYQSFSLSGPTSLFLHQGMHRATLVFKMKKAYDKIEFSTVNTNFYYDSKNAVSKAANVDVADAVFYADKVGAEDSSGYLVSVDQLFLSDKLDPVKPIFPPTIPPGAVFNLGGYNPTKSKYSNIRSYPNNSDVVVDLAYDNPMPFNQGGKDITDARFVRIKLQHTFIEMPVNDYKPRFDDPRVGFFTQEVDDLTSNEIINYRDMINRWHLKKKDPSAALSEPVEPITFWVENTTPVEYREIVKAAGERWNEAFEKAGFKNAVVMKIMPDDATWDPSDIRYNVIRWVSSPYPPYGAIGPSFVNPKTGQILGSDITIEWASGAETPFLDVTEENNAAAVTLNLQQQMMENMPSHMRKHWATCTIGSELAKQYMAGSTLITTADAPPGEVRKAHEQFLYYLILHEMGHTLGLNHNMKASQMLSPAEVHNTAITQKLGLQGSVMDYPSININSDRSKQGDYYTMKPGPYDLWAIEFGYREFPASQEQTELNKILRRSHEPNLTFGNDADDMRSPGNGIDPRVMINDMSNDMVAYGEDRIKFVNSAMSKLVSKYAKGDKSYQEVLIRYNVLNGQRFSMANAISRYIGGVQVDRSFPGQNNGSKPFVITPVAYQKKAMNFLATYVFAPNAFEADQQLLPYLQVQRRGYNFFGAPEDPKHTSLVQNFQTNILAQLLHPTTLRRINNSALYGNTYSVADVMNDIMNAIFKADAAGAVNVYRQNLQTEFVKGAAAIVAAPAGFDNPSKSAAYNTLRKVRTMLATAVSPNEQTRAHRSMLTFLIDKALAVK, encoded by the coding sequence ATGAACAAGCGTTTCGCATTAGCCTTATCAGCTGTTTGTTTGTTACTGGGCACCGAAATTTCAGCCCAAGCAAAACCCGGAGCACCCGCTCCCGCTGACACAACAAAAAAGGCTCCCCCAAAACCTGCCGGTATTACCGACAAAGTAAAAGCAAGTAAAAAACATTCCGGCCTGTTTACTCTTTACCAGGATACCGTAACTGGCAGTGTACAGATGTACATCAGGAAAGATCAGTTGAACAAAGATTTTATTTACCAGAGTTTCTCCCTCAGCGGCCCAACCAGTTTATTCCTTCATCAGGGTATGCACCGTGCAACACTGGTGTTTAAAATGAAAAAGGCCTATGACAAGATTGAATTCTCTACCGTAAACACCAACTTCTACTACGATTCAAAAAACGCAGTAAGCAAAGCTGCTAATGTAGATGTGGCCGATGCGGTTTTTTATGCTGATAAAGTAGGTGCAGAAGATTCAAGCGGTTACCTGGTAAGTGTTGATCAATTATTCCTGAGTGATAAACTCGATCCGGTGAAACCGATTTTCCCTCCCACCATTCCTCCGGGAGCTGTTTTTAATCTTGGCGGTTACAATCCAACAAAAAGCAAGTACAGCAATATCCGTTCTTATCCCAACAACAGCGATGTAGTTGTTGACTTGGCTTACGATAACCCGATGCCTTTCAACCAGGGTGGAAAAGATATTACTGATGCCCGTTTTGTGCGCATCAAACTCCAGCACACATTTATTGAAATGCCGGTGAACGATTACAAACCACGTTTCGATGATCCTCGTGTTGGTTTCTTTACACAGGAAGTGGATGATCTTACTTCGAACGAGATCATCAACTATCGTGATATGATCAACCGCTGGCATTTGAAGAAGAAAGATCCTTCTGCGGCATTGAGCGAACCGGTTGAACCGATCACATTCTGGGTAGAAAACACAACCCCTGTTGAATACCGTGAAATTGTAAAAGCAGCAGGCGAACGCTGGAACGAAGCGTTTGAAAAAGCAGGTTTCAAAAACGCAGTGGTGATGAAGATCATGCCTGATGATGCTACTTGGGATCCTTCAGATATCCGTTACAATGTGATCCGTTGGGTATCGTCTCCTTATCCTCCTTATGGAGCCATCGGACCCAGTTTTGTAAATCCAAAAACAGGTCAGATTCTTGGCAGCGATATTACCATTGAGTGGGCAAGCGGTGCTGAAACTCCTTTCCTCGATGTAACAGAAGAGAACAATGCAGCTGCTGTAACGCTCAATCTGCAACAGCAAATGATGGAGAACATGCCATCGCACATGCGCAAGCATTGGGCTACCTGCACTATTGGCAGTGAGTTGGCAAAACAATACATGGCAGGCTCAACACTTATTACAACTGCTGATGCTCCTCCCGGAGAAGTGAGAAAAGCACACGAACAGTTTTTGTATTATCTCATTCTGCATGAAATGGGTCATACCCTTGGTTTGAACCATAACATGAAAGCCAGCCAGATGCTGAGCCCGGCAGAAGTACATAACACTGCTATCACACAAAAATTAGGATTGCAGGGTTCTGTAATGGATTATCCTTCCATCAATATAAATAGCGACAGAAGCAAGCAGGGTGATTATTACACTATGAAACCCGGACCATACGATCTGTGGGCAATTGAATTTGGTTACCGTGAGTTTCCTGCCAGCCAGGAGCAAACAGAGCTGAATAAAATTCTCCGTCGCAGTCATGAACCAAATCTTACGTTTGGTAATGATGCTGATGATATGCGTAGCCCCGGTAATGGTATTGATCCACGTGTTATGATCAATGACATGAGTAATGATATGGTTGCTTATGGCGAAGACCGTATCAAATTTGTGAACAGTGCTATGAGTAAACTGGTAAGCAAATATGCGAAAGGCGACAAGAGCTACCAGGAAGTATTGATCCGCTACAATGTTTTGAACGGCCAACGTTTCTCAATGGCCAATGCCATCAGCCGTTATATTGGTGGTGTTCAGGTTGACAGAAGTTTCCCCGGCCAGAACAATGGCAGCAAACCATTTGTGATCACGCCGGTTGCTTATCAGAAAAAAGCAATGAACTTCCTGGCAACTTATGTATTTGCACCAAATGCATTTGAAGCAGATCAGCAATTATTGCCTTACCTGCAGGTTCAGCGTCGTGGTTATAATTTCTTCGGTGCGCCTGAAGATCCTAAGCACACTTCACTTGTGCAGAATTTCCAAACGAATATTCTTGCACAACTGTTGCACCCAACTACGTTGCGTCGTATCAACAACAGTGCATTGTATGGTAATACTTACAGCGTGGCTGATGTAATGAATGACATTATGAATGCCATCTTTAAAGCAGATGCAGCGGGTGCAGTAAATGTGTACCGCCAAAACCTGCAGACAGAATTTGTTAAGGGTGCGGCAGCAATTGTGGCAGCTCCAGCCGGTTTCGATAACCCTTCAAAAAGTGCTGCTTACAACACTTTACGTAAGGTAAGAACCATGCTTGCTACAGCCGTTTCGCCGAACGAGCAAACACGTGCTCACCGCAGCATGCTCACATTTTTGATTGATAAAGCATTGGCTGTAAAATAA
- a CDS encoding DUF5606 family protein → MEYGKLIAVTGMPGLFELVSSKSDGAIVRSLDDNSTKFASTRQHQFSHLESIEVYTVRDNVNLTDIFKAMESAGGKLPDEKDAKAIKAYFEKVYPDLDFERVYTSDMKKMVKWYGIISAKGIEIKLTEVAEEETPVEEAVVEEEAKPAKKAAKKKAEPKAEEVATEEAPKKKAAAKKKKED, encoded by the coding sequence ATGGAATACGGAAAATTAATTGCAGTTACCGGAATGCCCGGCTTGTTTGAACTCGTTAGCAGCAAAAGCGATGGTGCAATAGTGCGTTCGCTCGATGATAACTCAACAAAGTTTGCATCTACTCGTCAACACCAGTTCTCACACCTGGAAAGTATTGAAGTTTACACTGTTCGTGACAATGTAAACCTTACAGATATTTTTAAAGCCATGGAAAGTGCAGGTGGCAAGTTGCCCGATGAAAAAGATGCAAAAGCCATTAAAGCTTATTTCGAAAAAGTATACCCCGATCTGGATTTTGAACGTGTATATACCAGTGATATGAAGAAAATGGTGAAGTGGTATGGCATCATCAGTGCAAAAGGAATTGAAATTAAATTAACAGAGGTGGCTGAGGAAGAAACACCGGTTGAAGAAGCAGTAGTTGAAGAAGAAGCGAAGCCTGCAAAGAAAGCAGCGAAGAAAAAAGCTGAACCCAAAGCAGAAGAAGTTGCTACTGAAGAAGCACCCAAAAAGAAGGCAGCTGCAAAAAAGAAGAAAGAAGATTAA
- a CDS encoding deoxyhypusine synthase family protein, with amino-acid sequence MNKGPVSQFIQHHYRHFNAAALIDAAKGYETHLNEGGKMMITLAGAMSTAELGLSLAEMIRQDKVQIISCTGANLEEDVMNLVAHSHYKRVPNYRDLTPQDEWDLLENHYNRVTDTCIPEEEAFRRLQKHLHRQWVEAEAKGERYFPHEFLYKTVLSGDLKQYYEIDPKNSWIVAAAEKNIPIVVPGWEDSTTGNIFASYVIKNELKASTVKNGIEYMVWLADWYRQNSGGKGVGFFQIGGGIAGDFPICVVPMMYQDLEWHDVPFWSYFCQISDSTTSFGSYSGAVPNEKITWGKLDINTPKFIVESDATIVAPLIFAWILGL; translated from the coding sequence ATGAACAAAGGACCCGTTTCACAATTCATTCAACATCATTACCGTCATTTCAACGCTGCTGCATTGATAGATGCTGCCAAAGGTTATGAAACACACCTGAACGAAGGTGGCAAGATGATGATTACGCTGGCTGGTGCCATGAGTACTGCTGAACTTGGCTTAAGCTTAGCAGAAATGATCCGCCAGGATAAAGTGCAGATCATCAGCTGCACAGGGGCCAATCTTGAAGAAGATGTGATGAACCTGGTGGCGCACAGCCATTACAAGCGTGTACCCAACTATCGTGATCTTACCCCGCAGGATGAGTGGGATCTGTTAGAGAACCACTACAACCGTGTAACTGATACCTGTATTCCTGAAGAAGAAGCTTTCCGTCGGCTGCAAAAACATTTGCACCGTCAATGGGTGGAAGCAGAAGCAAAAGGTGAACGTTATTTTCCACATGAATTTTTGTATAAAACTGTTTTAAGTGGTGATCTCAAACAATATTATGAGATCGATCCAAAGAACAGCTGGATCGTTGCCGCTGCTGAAAAAAATATTCCGATCGTAGTACCGGGTTGGGAAGACAGCACTACCGGTAATATCTTCGCCAGTTACGTGATCAAGAATGAACTGAAAGCAAGCACGGTAAAAAATGGTATTGAATACATGGTGTGGCTGGCCGATTGGTACCGCCAGAACAGTGGTGGCAAAGGTGTTGGCTTTTTCCAGATTGGTGGTGGTATTGCAGGTGATTTCCCGATCTGCGTTGTACCGATGATGTACCAGGATCTTGAATGGCATGATGTTCCTTTCTGGAGTTATTTCTGCCAGATCAGCGATTCAACCACATCGTTCGGTTCTTACAGCGGTGCAGTACCAAACGAAAAAATTACCTGGGGTAAGCTCGACATCAACACGCCAAAGTTTATCGTAGAGAGTGATGCTACTATTGTGGCTCCGTTGATATTTGCATGGATACTTGGTTTGTAA
- a CDS encoding hemolysin family protein: MNWVLLIWIGVSMLFVGFFAGLQTAFGSLNRFSVELKKKQGVASGRILSFFIENQSRFIGALLVAVTLSLVVFVLLVNRFFDPLWKQMPTPIRNSAFLRITIELFTSGLLALLIQVVFKSVFRKKSNSVLSFFARIVSLLYSIFSPVASLFVGLAEWILKYLFDVRISDKKEAFTKVDLEHFIQQGKDDNEESQDINTELFENALSLPGVKVRECLIPRKEIIGVESSASVEEVKQKFVETKLSKLIVYEGNIDNILGYVHQLDLFRKPEDIKSILLPIPAVPESMGLTDLISQFTRERKSIAWVVDEFGGTSGIVTMEDLLEEIFGEIQDEYDIEEFVEKQLSDNEFIFSGRLETDYLAEKYNLEFKEESDAETLSGYIVEHHETIPVAKDRIIIDDYEFDILSVSETRIETVKMKVLR, encoded by the coding sequence ATGAATTGGGTGTTATTGATATGGATCGGGGTAAGTATGTTGTTTGTTGGCTTTTTTGCCGGATTGCAAACAGCATTTGGTTCGCTCAATCGTTTCTCCGTGGAGCTTAAGAAAAAACAAGGTGTTGCAAGTGGCCGCATCCTTAGTTTCTTTATCGAAAATCAAAGCCGTTTTATTGGTGCTTTACTCGTTGCAGTAACATTATCATTGGTGGTATTTGTATTGTTGGTGAACCGTTTCTTTGATCCGTTATGGAAACAGATGCCAACACCTATCCGCAATTCGGCTTTTTTGCGCATTACCATCGAGTTATTTACTTCGGGTTTGCTTGCCTTGTTGATACAGGTTGTATTTAAATCCGTCTTCCGTAAAAAAAGCAACTCTGTTCTTTCGTTTTTTGCACGCATCGTTAGTTTACTTTACAGCATATTTTCTCCTGTGGCTTCCTTATTTGTTGGTTTGGCCGAATGGATACTGAAATACTTATTTGATGTGCGGATCAGTGATAAGAAAGAAGCATTCACAAAAGTTGACCTTGAACATTTTATTCAACAGGGAAAAGACGATAACGAGGAATCACAAGACATCAATACGGAATTATTTGAAAATGCATTATCGTTGCCCGGTGTAAAAGTGCGTGAGTGTTTAATTCCACGTAAAGAGATCATTGGTGTCGAATCGTCGGCCAGTGTTGAAGAAGTAAAACAAAAGTTTGTAGAAACTAAACTCAGCAAACTCATTGTGTACGAAGGTAACATCGACAATATTCTTGGTTACGTTCACCAGCTCGATCTGTTTCGAAAACCGGAAGACATCAAATCAATTTTATTACCGATCCCTGCCGTACCTGAAAGCATGGGGCTTACCGATCTAATCAGCCAATTTACCCGTGAACGCAAAAGTATTGCGTGGGTGGTTGATGAGTTTGGCGGCACCAGCGGTATTGTAACCATGGAAGATTTGCTGGAAGAAATTTTTGGGGAAATTCAGGACGAGTACGACATTGAAGAGTTTGTTGAAAAACAACTTTCCGACAATGAATTTATTTTCAGTGGCCGCCTGGAAACAGATTATCTCGCCGAAAAATACAATCTCGAGTTTAAGGAAGAAAGCGATGCCGAAACCTTATCGGGCTATATTGTTGAACACCATGAAACCATACCTGTTGCAAAAGACCGTATCATTATTGACGACTACGAGTTTGATATCCTCTCCGTAAGCGAAACAAGAATTGAGACTGTAAAAATGAAAGTCCTACGCTGA
- the tatC gene encoding twin-arginine translocase subunit TatC produces the protein MAETKSERRSIIQRIRGARGEEKAEMSFIDHLEELRWHVVRAVIAIIIASLIVLFNIDYVVNNIFMGPAHKDFITYRWLCDLGKWMHVDALCLSDFSIKFQSNAMTEQFLTTFTVGFTSGFILAFPYIFWEIWKFVRPALNDKERSGTTGAIFWISSLFFLGVAFGYFVLTPFMVNFYSNYSLSPLIEFRPTISDYFENLIYLTVGVGLLFQLPVVVMLLTKVGMLTPITLRKIRKYAFVVIIIMAAIITPSTDPFSLALVTIPLYGLYEFSIMLSMRIYRRQIKQEDIEEWS, from the coding sequence GTGGCCGAAACAAAATCAGAACGCAGATCAATTATACAACGCATCCGTGGTGCAAGAGGCGAAGAAAAAGCTGAAATGAGTTTTATTGATCACCTCGAAGAACTGCGTTGGCACGTGGTGCGTGCCGTTATTGCCATTATTATTGCTTCCCTTATTGTATTGTTCAATATCGATTATGTGGTGAATAATATTTTTATGGGACCGGCACATAAAGATTTTATCACCTACCGTTGGTTGTGTGATCTTGGGAAATGGATGCATGTTGATGCTCTTTGCCTTTCTGATTTCAGCATTAAGTTCCAGAGTAATGCCATGACGGAACAATTCCTTACTACGTTCACAGTTGGTTTTACTTCAGGTTTCATTTTAGCCTTCCCTTATATCTTTTGGGAGATCTGGAAATTCGTTCGTCCGGCGTTGAACGATAAAGAACGCAGCGGCACAACCGGTGCTATCTTCTGGATATCTTCTTTGTTTTTCCTTGGAGTGGCGTTTGGTTATTTTGTTCTCACACCGTTCATGGTAAATTTTTATTCAAACTATTCACTCAGTCCATTAATCGAGTTTCGTCCAACCATCAGCGATTATTTTGAAAACCTGATATACTTAACTGTTGGTGTGGGTTTGTTATTCCAGTTGCCGGTAGTAGTGATGCTGCTTACAAAAGTGGGCATGCTTACGCCTATTACTCTTCGCAAGATCCGCAAGTATGCATTCGTAGTGATCATTATTATGGCGGCCATCATCACGCCATCAACCGATCCATTCAGTCTTGCATTGGTGACCATTCCTTTGTATGGTTTGTATGAATTCAGCATTATGCTGAGTATGCGTATTTACAGACGCCAGATCAAGCAAGAAGATATTGAAGAGTGGAGTTAG